GGCCTATTCAGTTAAGTGCCGTATCGGCGCAGCCATGATCTGGGACGCTGAGAAGTCAGGAAGGCTGAAGCCCGGGATGGAGATCATAGAGCCTACATCGGGCAACACAGGCATTGCGCTGGCGTATGTTGGTGCGGCACGAGGTTACAAGGTGATCATCACCATGCCGGAGAGTATGAGCATTGAAAGGCGGAAAGTGCTCAAAGCGCTGGGTGCGAACATCGTGCTCACCGAAAAAGAAAAAGGTATGAAAGGCGCTATTGCTAAAGCTACGGAGATAGCAGAAAGCAATCCGAATCGCTATTTCATGCCTCAACAATTCGAAAACCCGGCGAACCCGGCAATTCACGAGGCTACCACCGCTGTGGAGATATGGAACGATACCGACGGCAACATGGACATAGTGGTGGCAGGCGTCGGTACAGGAGGCACTATCACCGGCGTGAGCAGGTATTTCAAGATCACGAGGCACAGACCGATCATCTCGGTTGCAGTCGAACCCAGCGCGTCACCGGTACTCTCCCAGACACGCAAGGGAGAAACTCTCAGCCCTAATCCTCACAAGATCCAGGGTATCGGCGCGGGCTTCGTACCGAAGGTTCTCGATCTGGGCTTGGTGGATCGCATAGAGACAGTATCAGACGATGAGGCCATAGAGATGGCTCGAAGGCTCGGAAAAGAGGAAGGTATCCTTTCAGGTATCTCGTGCGGCGCAGCCGTTGCTGTAGCCGCGCGGATAGCCGCGGAGCCCACAAGCGCCGGGAAGACCATCGTGGCGATTCTTCCCGATTCCGGCGAGCGCTACCTCTCCTCGCCCCTGTTTGAGGGCTACTTCAAGGAAGTGGAACGAGCCACAGCGTCGGACACGATTCTTTAGAAGGTCTTTGTTCGTTATGAAAGTATCGACGAAAGGAAGATACGGTCTCAGAGCCATGGTGGACATTGCCATGCATGCGCAAAATGGCAATCCTGTCTTTCTCTCCGAGGTTGCAAAGAGACAGGATATATCAGGCAAATACCTGGAGCAGATCTTTTCGATACTCCACAGTGCAGGCCTTGTCAGCGCGCTGCGCGGAAGAAAGGGAGGCTATCTTCTCACAAGATCACCCGATAAAATCAGGATCAAAGAAATCGTCACAGCCCTGGAAGGTCCCTGCGCCTTCGTCGATTGTGTCGCGGACGAGACTATCTGCCCGAGGAGTGAGAAATGCGCAACGCGCGACGTCTGGAGCCTGCTGAGCAGCAAGGTGGAAGAATTGCTTTCCGGTCTTACTCTCGCAGACCTCACCAGGATGCAGAAGGAGAAAGGCGAGCATTCAGCGGGTATGTACCATATCTGAGATTGGAGATGAAGAAATGAAAGTTACTGTGGAGTTCCTTAGCTTACCCCTCATCACTCAGCCCCTGGGAAAGAAGAAGATCGCTGTCGAGTTCCGTGGGTCGACGCTCGCCGACCTTACCCGCGAGCTCGGTTCCACGATCAAACGCGCGAAGGACGTGCTTCTCCGCACCGACGGCGTGATCGATGATGATATTCAGATCTATATCAACGGCACCGACACTGTGGACAGAGACCGGAGTGACAGCATAACATTGAGTGAGGGGGACACGGTTACCTTCATGATGCTGGTTGCAGGAGGCTGATGTTTTTGTCATCATACAGAAATGTGCGTTATGGAAGATAAGTCGCCAGAACAATTGCTTGAGGAAGCCAGGGCCGAAATCGAAGAGGTTTCTGTTGATGAGGCACATCGCCTTCTGATCGACAACGAGCCTATGGTGTTTCTTGATATACGGGAACCGGAGCAGGTCGCGGCCGGCTATATCAAAGGCTCTGTTTTCATAAGGGGCGATGAAGTAGAAATGCATGCGCGCCACCTCCTGCCGGACAGAGAGAAGCCTGTGCTGCTCTATTGCGGCGAGGGCGTCCGCTCTCTTTTCACGGCGCTGACATTGAAAGAAATGGGATACGAGGATGTCAGGGCTTTGGCCGGCGGTTTCAAGGCCTGGGTGGAAGCAGGCTACGATACAGAGAGCGATAGCCTCTTGAGCCGGGAGCAGCTCAACCATTACAGCCGACAGATTATTCTCAAAGAAGTTGGCGTCGAGGGACAGAAGAAGCTCTTGAACGCACGCGTGTTGATCGTTGGCGCGGGCGGGCTGGGTAGTCCTTCCGGACTGTATCTCGCTGCCGCGGGCGTAGGTACGCTGGGCATTGCAGATTACGATAAGGTGGCAATGTCGAATCTGAATCGCCAGGTGCTTCATGCGCATGGCAGTGTCGGAAAGTCAAAGGTGGAATCGGCTCTGGACGCGCTCACGCGGGCCAATCCTGACGTCAGCCTTATCGGCATCAACCAGCGAATCACTCCTGGTAACGTTCTCGGAATACTGGAGGATTTCGATATCGTCCTTGATGGGTCAGACAATTTCGCCACCAAGTATCTGATGAACGATGCCTGTTACTTCGCGGGAAAGCCGTATGTATTTGGAGGAGCGACGCGCTTTGAGGGCCAGGCCGGCGTCTTTCATTCCGCTGCCGGCGGCCCATGCCTGCGCTGTATCTGGCCGCACCCGCCGAGGGACGGCCTCGTCCCCACCTGAAGCGAGGTCGGGGTCCTGGGCACAGTGCCCGGGCAGATTGGCCTGGTCCAGGCCACAGAGGTGATGAAGCTTCTACTCGGCGTGGGCACCTCACTGAGAGGCCGCCTTCTTCTGTACGATGCTCTCGATCTGGATTACAGAATTCTGGGACTCCAGAAGAATCCCTCCTGCCCGCTTTGCGGCGACAAGCCGACCATCACTGGTTTAAGAGCCCCGTAGCGATAGGAATCTGAGCAATCAAATATTGTTGGCAAGCGAGGGAAATGGTGCGAGCGGCCAATCCTATTATTTGAGTTTCATTGCTCTAAGGCGAATCGACCCCTACATGCCTAGATATGCTTCGCGAACCTTATCATCATTGAGCAGGTCGGAACTTTTCCCTTCCAATGTGATCTGCCCGTTCTCAAGCACATACGTCCTGTTGCTCAGCGCAAGAGAAAGCTCCACTTCCTGTGAAACAATGAGAATCGTGAGTCCCTGATCACCGAGGATCTTCAGCGTGTCAAAAACATTTGCCGTAAAGAGCGGTGACAGGCCTTCGGAAGGTTCGTCCAGCATCAGGAGCTTCGGTACTGACATCAGGGCCCTGCCGATGGCAAGCATCTGTTGCTCACCACCGCTGAGCAGTCCTGCTTTCTGCTGTTTGCGCTGCTGAAAAAGCGGGAAGAGTTTGTAAACCCTTTCCAGCGACTCGGCTGTGCGCCTCCGCGCCTCACCCAGATACGCGCCCATCTCGAGATTGTTGATAACTTTCATCTTCGGAAAGAGCTGTCTCCCCTCAGGCACCTGGATGAGGCCTTGCCTGCAAATCGCATGGGGTGGAAGCCTGTCTATCCTCTGTCCGAGGAAATCAATCCGTCCGGATGACGGCTGCATCAGTCCTGAAATCGTCTTGAGGAGCGTTGTCTTACCGCCGCCGTTCGCGCCGACGACAGATACAATCTCTCCCTCGTTCACCGTGAGGGAAACATTTCTCAATACATCGACGCCTGCGTAGCCCGCACTCACATTATCAACACTCAGCATGCTCTTTTCTTCCCCAGGTAAGCCTCTATGACCGCTGGATCCCTCGATACTTCCTCGGGCTTCCCCTCAGCCAGTTTTACGCCGTACTGAATCACAAAGATCTTCTCGCACGTGCCCATAACAGCTTTCATCACGTGTTCGATCAGAAATATAGTGACGCCAAGCTCATCCCTGATCCGGAAGATCAGTTTTATTGCATCCTGTATCTCTGTGTCATTAAGTCCCGAGAAGACTTCATCGAGGAGAAGGAACTCCGGTTTCAGTGCAAGCGCCCGTGCGAGTTCGAGACGTTTCTTCTCTGCCGCAACAAGGCGCTGGGCGGGAACATCTTTCTTGTCATCAAGCCTGACAAACTTCAAAAGCTCCAATGCCCTTCCCCTTCCTTTACCCATGCTGCCTATAGCTTCACGGCCGTAAAGAACTGCGGTAGTCACGTTGTCGAGTACGCTCAACCCGAGAAGAGGGCGCACGATCTGGAAGGTACGGGCAATGCCGAGACGCGCTATCTCGTAAGGTCTGCAGCGGGTGATCTCCTTACCTTTGTAGATAATCCTACCGGAATCGGCAGGATAGAACCCGGTTATCGCATTGAAGAGCGTGGTCTTGCCTGAACCGTTGGGGCCGATCAGTCCTACAATCTGCCCCTGCCCCACCACGAAATCGAGGTTGGTCAGCGCTCTCAAGCCTCCGAATCTCCTGCAGACCTGAACACCTTCAAGCATCGCTAACTCCCTCTATCCCTTCTCACGCGCAAACGCTTCCCGCGCATACTGTATAACACCGTCGGGCATGAACATGATTACGATCACAAGAAGCAACCCGTAGAGGATGCGCGAAATCTCAGCACCTATAAAGGTGACGATGAGTTGATTCGCAAGGCTCAACACAACAGCACCGATGAGAGGTCCGCTCCACGTGCGGCAGCCGCCGAAAAAAGACATCAGCAAAATGAGAAGACTCGTGTTCATGCTGAAGGTCACTTCAGGATGCACGTAGGACATGTAGTATCCATAGATGCCTCCCACGGTGCCGGCCAGAAAAGCTCCGAGGATGAATGCTTTCATTTTCAGCCACGGTGTATTGATGCCCATGGTCTTGGCCACATCTTCATCTTCGCGGATTGCAACAAGACCCGCACCGAATTTGGAGCGCTCCACGTAGCGGACCACGAGAGTGGTGATGGTAGCGAGGATCAGCATCGCCTCATAGAAGAGGAGCCTGTTCATCTCGATGCTGACCGGCAGGAGTTTGTACCAGAGCCCAGTACTCGACCCTACGAAATCCCAGTTCATGAAGATGAGCTGCATGACCACCGCGAGCAGCAGTGATGAGATCGTAAAATAGGCCCCTTTCAGCCTGAGCACAGGGTAGCCCACCAGAGCCGCAAGAATGGCGGAGAAAATGCCGCCCAGCGGAGCAGTGACGAAGGGTGACAGGCCGAGGCGGTTCATGCAGACTGCTGTCGTGTAGGCTCCCGTACTGAAGAAAGCGATATGGCCGAGGCTCACATACCCTGTGTAGCCTCCGAGAAGGTTCCAGCTCTCGGTCAATCCCACAAACATAAACACAGAGAAGCAGAGCGTGAGAAAGAAAAGAGGGGGTTTGACAATCGGAAAGGCGAAAAGAACGAACATGGCAAGGAGAACGAGTATGTACTTGCGTGTCTTCATCAACGTTACGCTCCGAAGAGCCCCTCCGGTTTGAAGAGGAGTATCGCCAGCAACAATGCGAAGAGCAGTACGTTTACCCAGACAAAAGGCAGAAAGGCCGCGCAGAGACCTATGATGAAACCTATGAGCAGGCCTGCCAGGCCTGTGCCGATCACACTCCCTACCCCTCCGACAATAGTGACCAGGAAAACAAACATCGTCCACACAGACTGCACAGAAGGATAGAACGCATAGATCATCGCCATGGCAACACCGGCAAGGCCGGCCGAGGCGATAGACAACGCGAAGGTGATCAGGGAAACGCGTCCCGGGTTTATCCCCACCAGTGCTGCGCCCATGGGGTTCTGCCATGTGGCCTGCACACCCTTGCCAATGTAGGTGTGATGGAGAAAAAGGTAGAGCAGCGTGATGGCGGAGACAGCCATGATGAAGCCGATCAGCGGGCCTTGCGAGATGGCCATATCACCGATAAAAATTGAGGAACCCGCATAAGGAGGCTTGAGTATCCGCGGGTCGGGCCGCCAGAAAAAGGACATGGCGTTCTCCACCACGATCGCGACACCAAAGGTCGCCACCATCGAAGCCATGATCACGTCTTTCGCCTTCTGAACAGGCCGGATGACCAGCCTGTAGACCACAGCGCCCACGAGGAAGAGGAGCGTGGCCAGCAAGGGCAACGATATCAGCGGGTCGATTCCCGCCTTGACAAACATCCAGTAGGCGACAAAGGCCCCTAATACGGCAAAGACCGCATGGGAGATATTGAGCACCTTCATCGTACCCCAAGTGAGGCCGAACCCAACGCTCAGCAAAGCGTAGATCCCCCCCAGCAGCAAACCGCTGATGATCGATTCGATGATGTACGATAGGGACATGTTCCTAACCCTAAAAAGTTTAAAGTGAGCAGTAAGCAGCGAGCAGTTAAAAACATTCTCTTTCTACTATTCGCGTGCTATTCCAACCGCTTACTGCTCACTGCTCACTGTATTTACTTAGCCCATCCGGGTCTGGGATACATTAGCTTGGCCGTGCCCACATCTTTCGGCCAGATCAGCTCATTCTTTCCGTTGGCAGCCTGCACCGTGAAACAAAAAGGAGCGGGCAGACCTTTCGCATCAAATCTGATGCCTTTGCCATACGGCAGGTCAAAGGCACGGGAGCGAAGATAGTCTCTGATTTTCTTGTTGTCCAGGGTC
Above is a genomic segment from Syntrophorhabdales bacterium containing:
- a CDS encoding branched-chain amino acid ABC transporter permease translates to MKTRKYILVLLAMFVLFAFPIVKPPLFFLTLCFSVFMFVGLTESWNLLGGYTGYVSLGHIAFFSTGAYTTAVCMNRLGLSPFVTAPLGGIFSAILAALVGYPVLRLKGAYFTISSLLLAVVMQLIFMNWDFVGSSTGLWYKLLPVSIEMNRLLFYEAMLILATITTLVVRYVERSKFGAGLVAIREDEDVAKTMGINTPWLKMKAFILGAFLAGTVGGIYGYYMSYVHPEVTFSMNTSLLILLMSFFGGCRTWSGPLIGAVVLSLANQLIVTFIGAEISRILYGLLLVIVIMFMPDGVIQYAREAFAREKG
- the moeB gene encoding molybdopterin-synthase adenylyltransferase MoeB: MEDKSPEQLLEEARAEIEEVSVDEAHRLLIDNEPMVFLDIREPEQVAAGYIKGSVFIRGDEVEMHARHLLPDREKPVLLYCGEGVRSLFTALTLKEMGYEDVRALAGGFKAWVEAGYDTESDSLLSREQLNHYSRQIILKEVGVEGQKKLLNARVLIVGAGGLGSPSGLYLAAAGVGTLGIADYDKVAMSNLNRQVLHAHGSVGKSKVESALDALTRANPDVSLIGINQRITPGNVLGILEDFDIVLDGSDNFATKYLMNDACYFAGKPYVFGGATRFEGQAGVFHSAAGGPCLRCIWPHPPRDGLVPTUSEVGVLGTVPGQIGLVQATEVMKLLLGVGTSLRGRLLLYDALDLDYRILGLQKNPSCPLCGDKPTITGLRAP
- a CDS encoding ABC transporter ATP-binding protein; translated protein: MLSVDNVSAGYAGVDVLRNVSLTVNEGEIVSVVGANGGGKTTLLKTISGLMQPSSGRIDFLGQRIDRLPPHAICRQGLIQVPEGRQLFPKMKVINNLEMGAYLGEARRRTAESLERVYKLFPLFQQRKQQKAGLLSGGEQQMLAIGRALMSVPKLLMLDEPSEGLSPLFTANVFDTLKILGDQGLTILIVSQEVELSLALSNRTYVLENGQITLEGKSSDLLNDDKVREAYLGM
- the cysK gene encoding cysteine synthase A, yielding MGILYEDNSFSIGRTPLVRLNRVTGSTKAKIFGKIEGRNPAYSVKCRIGAAMIWDAEKSGRLKPGMEIIEPTSGNTGIALAYVGAARGYKVIITMPESMSIERRKVLKALGANIVLTEKEKGMKGAIAKATEIAESNPNRYFMPQQFENPANPAIHEATTAVEIWNDTDGNMDIVVAGVGTGGTITGVSRYFKITRHRPIISVAVEPSASPVLSQTRKGETLSPNPHKIQGIGAGFVPKVLDLGLVDRIETVSDDEAIEMARRLGKEEGILSGISCGAAVAVAARIAAEPTSAGKTIVAILPDSGERYLSSPLFEGYFKEVERATASDTIL
- a CDS encoding RrF2 family transcriptional regulator, yielding MKVSTKGRYGLRAMVDIAMHAQNGNPVFLSEVAKRQDISGKYLEQIFSILHSAGLVSALRGRKGGYLLTRSPDKIRIKEIVTALEGPCAFVDCVADETICPRSEKCATRDVWSLLSSKVEELLSGLTLADLTRMQKEKGEHSAGMYHI
- a CDS encoding MoaD/ThiS family protein, which encodes MKVTVEFLSLPLITQPLGKKKIAVEFRGSTLADLTRELGSTIKRAKDVLLRTDGVIDDDIQIYINGTDTVDRDRSDSITLSEGDTVTFMMLVAGG
- a CDS encoding ABC transporter ATP-binding protein; protein product: MLEGVQVCRRFGGLRALTNLDFVVGQGQIVGLIGPNGSGKTTLFNAITGFYPADSGRIIYKGKEITRCRPYEIARLGIARTFQIVRPLLGLSVLDNVTTAVLYGREAIGSMGKGRGRALELLKFVRLDDKKDVPAQRLVAAEKKRLELARALALKPEFLLLDEVFSGLNDTEIQDAIKLIFRIRDELGVTIFLIEHVMKAVMGTCEKIFVIQYGVKLAEGKPEEVSRDPAVIEAYLGKKRAC
- a CDS encoding branched-chain amino acid ABC transporter permease → MSLSYIIESIISGLLLGGIYALLSVGFGLTWGTMKVLNISHAVFAVLGAFVAYWMFVKAGIDPLISLPLLATLLFLVGAVVYRLVIRPVQKAKDVIMASMVATFGVAIVVENAMSFFWRPDPRILKPPYAGSSIFIGDMAISQGPLIGFIMAVSAITLLYLFLHHTYIGKGVQATWQNPMGAALVGINPGRVSLITFALSIASAGLAGVAMAMIYAFYPSVQSVWTMFVFLVTIVGGVGSVIGTGLAGLLIGFIIGLCAAFLPFVWVNVLLFALLLAILLFKPEGLFGA